A region from the uncultured Bacteroides sp. genome encodes:
- a CDS encoding potassium transporter TrkG produces MKKIQKFLLYQNKWVQPYVHILFGLMAVVTYLASILFMAGLVYEHGFIISVSELAKLNLLYRGVWIVFLADVTLHVFLQFEDTKKNYRKLTWILSFLLYLTLIPVVFHRPEDSGTILHFWEIVDSKFYHILLLSMLSLLHLSSGLVRLLGRRTNPSLILAVSFLVIILIGTGLLKLPRCTIDGISWVDSLFISTSAVCVTGLTSVNVSSTFTPEGLAVILVLIQIGGLGVMTLTSFFAMFFMGNTSLYNQLVVRDMMSSNSLNSLLTTLLYILGFTLVLEGIGTAAIWLSIQGTMGMNFQEELAFSAFHSVSAFCNAGFSTLPGNLGNSLLMHNHNTFYLLISFLVIFGGIGYPILVNFKDIVLYHIRRTWTLVRTRKYQKLRIRHLYNLNTRIVLIMTFILLTVGTLSILAFEWNGAFAGMSVADKWTQAFFNATCPRTAGFTSIDLSTLCIQSLFIYMLLMWIGGGAQSTAGGIKVNAFAAVVLNLVAVIRGSSRVEVFGRELSSDSIRRSNATIIMSLSALFIAIFTLTLLEPKLPLLGLVFESFSALGTVGASLNITPLLGANSKLVIVVLMFVGRVGLITMMLGIVKQKKKTKYKYPSDTIIIN; encoded by the coding sequence ATGAAAAAAATTCAGAAGTTCCTGCTCTATCAAAATAAATGGGTGCAACCTTATGTGCATATATTATTCGGATTGATGGCTGTTGTGACCTATTTGGCTTCGATCCTTTTTATGGCAGGATTAGTTTACGAACATGGATTTATTATCTCCGTTTCTGAACTGGCCAAACTTAATTTGCTTTATAGAGGTGTGTGGATTGTTTTTCTGGCAGACGTAACATTGCACGTCTTCCTCCAATTTGAAGACACAAAGAAGAATTACCGCAAGTTAACGTGGATATTGAGTTTTTTGCTCTATCTCACCCTCATCCCCGTAGTCTTTCATCGTCCCGAAGATAGTGGGACCATTCTGCACTTCTGGGAGATAGTAGACAGTAAATTCTACCATATCTTATTACTGTCTATGCTTTCTTTGCTCCATTTATCCAGCGGACTGGTTCGATTGTTGGGCAGGCGTACTAACCCCTCGTTAATTCTTGCCGTTAGTTTTCTGGTCATTATTCTTATCGGCACCGGTTTATTAAAACTTCCCCGTTGTACTATAGACGGCATTTCCTGGGTAGATTCTCTGTTCATCTCTACCAGTGCCGTATGTGTTACGGGGCTGACTTCGGTGAATGTATCTTCTACATTTACCCCGGAAGGCTTGGCCGTAATACTTGTATTGATTCAAATAGGAGGTCTGGGGGTGATGACTTTGACCAGCTTTTTTGCTATGTTCTTTATGGGAAACACCTCTCTGTACAATCAACTGGTTGTTCGTGATATGATGAGTTCGAACTCTTTAAATTCCCTGCTTACAACTTTACTCTACATCTTGGGTTTCACGCTTGTCTTAGAAGGCATTGGTACGGCCGCCATTTGGTTGAGCATACAGGGTACTATGGGGATGAACTTTCAGGAAGAGTTGGCTTTTTCCGCTTTTCATTCCGTTTCGGCATTTTGTAATGCCGGCTTTTCCACTCTGCCCGGCAATTTAGGCAATTCGTTGCTTATGCATAATCATAATACATTCTACTTACTCATTTCGTTCCTTGTTATCTTTGGCGGCATTGGTTACCCCATTCTGGTCAATTTTAAAGATATTGTACTCTATCATATTCGCCGAACCTGGACGTTGGTGCGCACCCGTAAATACCAGAAGCTTAGAATAAGGCATCTTTATAATCTGAATACCCGCATTGTACTAATCATGACGTTTATTCTGCTTACCGTTGGCACGCTTAGTATTCTGGCTTTTGAGTGGAACGGGGCATTTGCCGGTATGTCCGTTGCCGATAAGTGGACGCAGGCTTTCTTTAATGCAACCTGTCCCCGTACGGCGGGCTTTACCAGCATTGACTTGTCTACCCTCTGTATCCAGAGTCTTTTTATATATATGCTGCTTATGTGGATTGGCGGAGGTGCACAGTCTACTGCCGGTGGTATTAAAGTAAATGCCTTTGCTGCCGTAGTGCTCAATTTAGTAGCCGTAATCAGAGGCAGTAGCCGCGTCGAAGTCTTTGGGCGTGAACTTTCTTCCGATTCCATTCGTCGTTCTAACGCCACTATTATCATGTCTCTTTCCGCCCTCTTTATTGCTATTTTTACGCTTACTCTTTTAGAACCCAAACTACCGTTATTGGGATTGGTTTTTGAATCATTCTCCGCATTGGGCACTGTTGGCGCCAGTCTTAATATTACCCCGCTTTTGGGAGCAAATAGTAAATTGGTGATTGTTGTACTCATGTTTGTTGGCCGTGTAGGTCTTATCACCATGATGCTTGGCATTGTGAAGCAGAAAAAGAAAACGAAGTATAAATATCCGAGTGATACCATTATTATAAATTAA
- a CDS encoding TrpB-like pyridoxal phosphate-dependent enzyme, whose amino-acid sequence MSDKTKRFILPEEEIPHYWYNIQADMVNKPMPPLHPGTKQALKAEDLYPIFAEELCKQELNQTDQWIEIPEEVREMYKYYRSTPLVRAYGLEKALGTPAHIYFKNESVSPVGSHKLNSALAQAYYCKKEGVTNVTTETGAGQWGAALAYAAKVFGLEAAVYQVKISYEQKPYRRSIMQTFGAQVTASPSMSTRAGRSILTAHPNYQGSLGTAISEAIELAQSTPNCKYTLGSVLSHVTLHQTIIGLEAEKQMQMAGEYPDMIIACFGGGSNFGGISFPFMRHTILEGKKTRYIAAEPASCPKLTRGKFQYDFGDEAGYTPLLPMFTLGHNFAPANIHAGGLRYHGAGVIVSQLLKDGLMEAVDIQQLESFEAGCLFAQAEGIIPAPESCHAIAATINEANKCKETGEEKVILFNLSGHGLIDMVSYDQYLSGNLVNYTLTDADIEKNISEIGNLV is encoded by the coding sequence ATGAGCGATAAAACAAAAAGATTTATTCTCCCCGAAGAGGAGATTCCGCATTACTGGTACAATATACAGGCAGACATGGTAAATAAACCCATGCCTCCGTTGCACCCGGGAACCAAGCAGGCCTTAAAAGCGGAAGACCTTTATCCTATCTTCGCCGAAGAGCTTTGCAAGCAAGAGCTGAATCAGACAGATCAGTGGATTGAGATCCCGGAAGAAGTGCGCGAGATGTATAAGTATTACCGCAGCACGCCGCTGGTCAGAGCTTACGGACTGGAAAAGGCACTGGGCACACCTGCGCATATCTACTTTAAGAATGAAAGTGTCAGTCCGGTAGGCTCACACAAACTAAACTCGGCACTGGCACAAGCATATTACTGCAAAAAAGAAGGGGTAACCAATGTGACTACTGAAACCGGCGCGGGACAATGGGGAGCAGCTCTGGCATACGCCGCCAAAGTCTTCGGACTGGAAGCCGCCGTTTATCAGGTAAAGATAAGTTATGAACAAAAGCCCTATCGCCGCAGCATCATGCAAACTTTCGGCGCACAGGTAACCGCTTCTCCGTCCATGTCGACCCGTGCAGGAAGAAGCATCCTCACGGCTCATCCCAATTATCAGGGTTCACTGGGCACAGCCATCTCGGAGGCTATCGAACTGGCACAAAGCACGCCCAACTGTAAATATACGCTTGGCTCGGTACTTAGTCATGTTACGCTGCATCAAACCATTATCGGCCTTGAAGCGGAAAAGCAGATGCAAATGGCGGGTGAATATCCGGATATGATCATCGCTTGCTTTGGCGGAGGCTCTAACTTCGGGGGCATTTCGTTTCCCTTTATGCGCCACACCATTCTGGAAGGGAAAAAGACCCGTTACATTGCCGCCGAACCGGCCTCTTGCCCTAAACTTACCCGCGGAAAGTTTCAATATGACTTCGGAGATGAAGCAGGCTATACCCCACTGCTCCCCATGTTCACGCTGGGACATAACTTTGCTCCGGCCAACATCCATGCAGGTGGATTGCGCTATCACGGCGCAGGGGTAATCGTTTCTCAGCTACTGAAAGACGGATTGATGGAAGCGGTGGACATACAGCAACTGGAATCGTTCGAAGCCGGATGTTTGTTTGCTCAGGCCGAAGGTATCATTCCCGCTCCCGAATCGTGCCACGCCATTGCGGCCACCATTAATGAAGCCAACAAATGCAAGGAAACGGGCGAAGAGAAAGTGATACTCTTCAACTTATCGGGCCACGGACTGATAGATATGGTCTCTTACGACCAGTATCTGTCGGGTAATCTGGTAAACTATACGCTGACAGATGCCGATATAGAAAAGAACATTAGCGAAATAGGTAATCTGGTTTAG
- a CDS encoding carboxypeptidase-like regulatory domain-containing protein, translated as MKQVVSSVVGRLVVVSLLLCAAAALQASDVDLLDRMIKITDTKGTRYQLLKQVSQQSGYFFIYDSQLVNNNEVVKIRKGEYTIRNAIYAITGNNQLEISIVGRHILFNLPTPHNLTSNLQQTNARRFFTIRGVVYDHASQEAIPYVTVSINDAIMGTVTNQNGEFKITIPDSLRQSVVKLSHVGYESVTFQASSLRDKYMEFLLEPKIISLQEVVVRAVNPLHVMQDMLSEREHNYSSVPVYLTTFYREVIEHKKKNIDLTEAVLKVYKTSYQKTNATDQVKLIKMRHVLKKQESDTIFTKMRSGISSCLILDVMRNLPDFLTPKNGETPYVYAYTDMSVVDNRRVYVISFEQKKEVKEPLYKGQLFIDAENYALLEAHFDVNPAYVAKATDMFVEKKSRDFNLTLRRVSYTVSYKPSGDSIYYVNHVRGDLEFKVKRKRHFFSSALNLWFEMVNCKVDRENIKRFPRDERLSTRTVFSETKYKYDADFWEHFNVIVPEEELKELIMNNLGEVTPTPALGEADEEE; from the coding sequence ATGAAGCAGGTAGTCTCTTCTGTAGTTGGCCGTTTGGTCGTTGTGTCGTTGCTCTTGTGCGCAGCAGCGGCATTGCAGGCGAGTGATGTAGATTTGCTCGATCGTATGATTAAAATAACCGATACGAAGGGAACAAGGTATCAGTTGTTAAAGCAGGTTTCGCAGCAGTCGGGCTACTTTTTTATATACGATAGTCAGCTGGTGAATAACAATGAGGTAGTGAAAATACGTAAAGGAGAGTACACCATACGCAACGCCATATATGCTATAACCGGAAATAATCAGCTCGAAATAAGCATTGTAGGAAGACACATCTTGTTTAATTTGCCTACGCCGCATAATCTTACTTCTAATTTGCAGCAAACAAATGCGCGTCGTTTTTTTACGATCAGGGGAGTGGTTTACGATCATGCCTCGCAAGAAGCGATTCCTTATGTAACGGTGAGTATCAATGATGCCATTATGGGTACGGTGACCAATCAGAACGGAGAGTTTAAGATTACAATCCCCGATTCCCTGCGTCAGTCGGTTGTTAAACTATCGCATGTCGGTTATGAAAGCGTTACGTTTCAGGCATCTTCTTTGAGGGATAAATACATGGAGTTTTTGCTGGAGCCTAAAATAATATCCCTGCAAGAGGTGGTGGTGAGGGCTGTTAATCCGTTACACGTAATGCAAGACATGTTGTCGGAGCGCGAACACAATTATTCCTCTGTGCCGGTATATCTTACCACTTTTTACCGCGAAGTGATAGAGCATAAAAAGAAAAACATAGACCTGACGGAAGCGGTGCTTAAAGTCTATAAAACCTCTTATCAGAAGACGAATGCCACCGATCAGGTAAAACTGATTAAGATGCGGCATGTTCTGAAAAAGCAGGAGAGTGATACGATTTTTACCAAGATGAGATCGGGCATTAGTTCTTGTCTCATTCTGGATGTGATGAGGAATCTCCCCGATTTTCTCACGCCGAAAAACGGAGAAACGCCTTATGTTTATGCGTATACTGATATGAGTGTGGTAGACAACAGGCGGGTATATGTTATTTCTTTTGAGCAGAAGAAGGAGGTGAAAGAGCCTTTGTATAAAGGGCAACTATTTATTGATGCCGAAAACTATGCATTGCTGGAGGCGCATTTTGATGTCAACCCGGCTTATGTAGCGAAAGCAACGGATATGTTTGTCGAGAAGAAAAGCCGGGACTTTAATCTCACACTCAGGCGGGTGTCGTACACGGTTTCTTATAAACCGTCGGGAGATAGCATTTACTATGTTAATCACGTTCGGGGAGATCTGGAGTTTAAGGTGAAGAGAAAGAGACACTTTTTTAGCTCTGCATTGAATCTGTGGTTTGAAATGGTTAACTGCAAGGTAGACCGGGAGAACATAAAAAGATTCCCCCGCGACGAGCGGCTTTCTACCCGAACCGTTTTTTCGGAAACAAAATACAAGTACGATGCCGACTTTTGGGAGCACTTTAACGTTATTGTGCCCGAGGAAGAACTCAAAGAACTCATCATGAATAATCTGGGAGAAGTAACCCCGACACCGGCATTGGGCGAGGCGGATGAGGAGGAATAA
- a CDS encoding FecR domain-containing protein, whose translation MILREEKDRGTDRAWNKLHERLEQEGLLAFDNAPQIRPIGKSLAMRWVASVAVLLVCGVSAFLIIRSMNSLKTESLVLNNGKGEPTLVTKLEDGSIVYLSEQASLEYPERFAEDKREIVLHGDAFFEISSNKKRPFIINTSTAIVEVIGTKFNVKSKNSSLFSLAVRSGVVKVTSKKSGKSIYVKAGETALLRADKLQALQTSDFAQFNSYLRYVHFKDQRLSDVVRIINENTDSLQLKVAPELGDRLITVTFSNDSPSTMANLICMALDLQLTKKENIIYITR comes from the coding sequence ATGATATTGAGAGAAGAAAAAGATAGAGGTACAGACAGGGCTTGGAATAAGTTGCACGAGCGCCTGGAACAAGAGGGATTGCTTGCGTTTGATAATGCCCCCCAAATACGCCCCATAGGCAAATCTTTAGCCATGAGGTGGGTGGCAAGCGTAGCTGTTTTGCTTGTTTGCGGTGTGTCGGCTTTTTTGATAATACGCAGCATGAACTCTTTGAAGACAGAGAGTTTGGTATTGAATAACGGAAAAGGAGAACCGACACTGGTTACGAAGCTTGAAGACGGTTCCATTGTTTATTTGAGCGAACAAGCGTCACTTGAATATCCGGAGCGTTTTGCCGAAGATAAAAGAGAGATTGTTTTGCACGGCGATGCTTTTTTTGAGATTAGCAGCAATAAGAAGCGTCCTTTTATCATCAATACCAGCACGGCGATTGTAGAAGTTATCGGAACAAAATTTAATGTAAAGAGCAAGAACTCATCGTTGTTCTCTCTGGCTGTTCGGAGTGGAGTGGTGAAGGTCACTTCTAAGAAGAGCGGAAAGAGCATTTATGTAAAAGCCGGAGAAACCGCTTTGCTACGGGCCGACAAATTGCAGGCTTTGCAAACGAGTGACTTCGCTCAATTCAACAGTTACCTGAGGTATGTTCATTTCAAAGATCAGCGTCTCTCGGATGTGGTGCGTATCATTAATGAGAACACGGATTCTTTGCAACTGAAAGTGGCGCCCGAACTTGGAGATAGACTTATAACCGTGACTTTCTCCAATGATTCTCCTTCGACAATGGCCAATCTTATTTGCATGGCCTTAGATCTGCAATTAACTAAAAAAGAAAACATTATTTATATCACCCGATAG
- a CDS encoding RNA polymerase sigma-70 factor, giving the protein MLDDLLLLKKIKEGDIKTFEYVFRLYYSPLCLYAFGIIGSKDAAEEIVQELFYTLWKERCHLQILRSIKAYLYGAVRNQSLQYCEHHTVQERYRLHVLSAEAEVAPTDTPLDQLEYKELEEVINRVLRKLPDRRLRIFKMHRLQGLKYKEIAEILSLSVKTVEAEMTKTYQVLRKEIEKYTYIV; this is encoded by the coding sequence ATGCTGGACGACTTATTACTACTGAAAAAGATAAAAGAGGGGGATATCAAGACATTTGAATATGTCTTTCGGCTCTACTATTCTCCTCTTTGCCTGTATGCGTTTGGTATAATCGGCAGCAAAGATGCGGCGGAAGAAATCGTTCAGGAATTATTTTACACTCTATGGAAGGAGCGTTGCCACTTGCAGATATTACGCTCTATAAAAGCCTACTTATATGGTGCCGTTCGCAATCAGTCTCTTCAATATTGCGAACATCATACGGTGCAGGAACGCTATCGGTTACATGTTTTGTCGGCAGAAGCAGAAGTCGCCCCTACCGATACGCCTTTGGATCAGTTGGAATATAAAGAATTGGAAGAGGTAATAAATCGCGTTTTGAGAAAACTGCCCGACAGGCGCCTCCGTATCTTTAAGATGCATCGCCTGCAAGGGCTGAAATACAAAGAGATAGCGGAAATTTTGTCTTTGTCGGTGAAAACCGTAGAAGCTGAAATGACTAAAACGTATCAGGTATTGCGTAAAGAAATAGAGAAATACACTTATATAGTATGA
- a CDS encoding carboxypeptidase-like regulatory domain-containing protein — protein MKTVYVKAIGLFVALLVLGGAMPIAARDGLGYIVINGMVKDRLTKKKLENVNISVPGTNIGTITNADGEFTIKVTDSLHVATLDITHIGYFNQRFAVNGKDMKGVTIFLSPNSIVLNEILIQGAQPLKLVIDAIHKIADNNSPNTNMLTGFYRETVKKRRSYISISEAVINIYKTPYTENVDGDRIQVYKGRQLLSPKSGDTLAVKLMGGPNLSVYLDVVKNPDLLLDLETLSYYQFTMDKPVMINERPHYVVNFAPRVTLPYALFYGKLYIDQKTLAFSRAEFNLSMDDRNKATQAILKKKPYKLRFKPEEVSYLVTYKQHNDRSYLNYIRTEFDFRCDWKRKLFSTNYAIVSEMVVTNREEHNVINIPRKLTFNDKNSLSDKVGSFYDENFWEDYNIIAPTESLDAAVNKLMKHQR, from the coding sequence ATGAAAACAGTTTATGTAAAGGCAATAGGATTATTCGTGGCGCTTTTGGTGCTTGGCGGTGCCATGCCGATTGCTGCCCGCGATGGTTTGGGTTATATCGTTATTAATGGTATGGTTAAAGACAGGTTAACCAAAAAGAAACTGGAGAACGTGAACATCTCTGTTCCGGGAACTAACATTGGTACCATAACGAATGCTGACGGAGAATTTACGATTAAAGTAACCGATAGCCTTCATGTAGCAACGTTGGATATTACTCATATCGGTTACTTCAATCAGCGATTTGCGGTCAATGGAAAAGACATGAAAGGGGTTACCATCTTCTTGTCGCCAAATTCGATTGTTCTCAATGAGATACTTATACAAGGAGCACAACCGCTTAAATTAGTTATTGATGCGATTCATAAAATAGCGGATAACAATAGCCCCAATACGAATATGCTTACAGGGTTTTACCGGGAAACCGTTAAGAAGCGCCGCAGCTATATCAGCATCTCCGAAGCTGTTATAAACATATATAAAACACCCTATACTGAAAATGTAGATGGCGACAGAATACAAGTTTATAAAGGGCGGCAGTTACTCAGTCCCAAGAGTGGAGACACGCTTGCTGTAAAATTGATGGGAGGGCCGAACTTATCCGTTTATTTGGATGTAGTGAAGAATCCTGATTTACTGCTCGATCTGGAGACACTTTCCTACTATCAATTTACGATGGATAAACCGGTGATGATTAATGAGCGGCCGCATTATGTGGTAAATTTCGCTCCGCGGGTTACATTGCCGTATGCTTTGTTTTATGGGAAGCTGTATATTGATCAAAAGACTCTCGCTTTTTCGCGGGCGGAATTTAATCTTAGCATGGACGACCGCAATAAAGCTACTCAAGCCATTCTGAAAAAGAAACCGTATAAATTGCGATTTAAGCCCGAAGAAGTTTCTTATTTAGTAACCTACAAGCAGCACAACGATCGTAGTTATTTGAACTATATTCGTACCGAATTCGATTTTAGATGTGACTGGAAACGTAAGTTGTTCTCTACTAATTATGCGATTGTTTCTGAAATGGTGGTAACTAACAGGGAAGAGCATAACGTGATTAACATTCCCCGTAAGCTGACTTTCAACGATAAGAACTCTCTGTCGGATAAGGTGGGTAGCTTTTATGACGAGAATTTCTGGGAAGATTATAATATCATAGCACCTACCGAATCTCTGGATGCAGCAGTAAATAAGTTGATGAAGCATCAGCGTTGA
- the nfo gene encoding deoxyribonuclease IV: MKYIGAHVSASGGVEFSPINAHEIGANAFALFTKNQRQWVSKPLTEESISLFRENCEKYSFLPDYILPHDSYLINLGHPEEEGLAKSRAAFLDEMQRCEQLGLKLLNFHPGSHLSKITVEACLDRIAESINFALNKTQGVTAVIENTAGQGTNLGNEFWQLKHIIDKVEDKTRVGVCLDTCHTFTAGYDFLSDYDQVFNDFEEQVGFEYLKGIHLNDSKKALGTRVDRHDSIGYGFIGNKFFEKVMKDPRFNNMPIILETPDESLWPQEIAWLRSVE, from the coding sequence ATGAAATACATCGGAGCACACGTCAGCGCATCGGGAGGAGTGGAATTTTCGCCAATCAATGCACATGAAATAGGAGCCAATGCTTTTGCCCTTTTCACAAAGAATCAGAGACAATGGGTAAGTAAACCACTAACGGAAGAAAGCATCAGCCTTTTCAGGGAAAATTGTGAGAAATACAGTTTTCTGCCCGACTACATATTACCACACGATAGTTATCTTATTAATCTGGGACATCCGGAGGAAGAAGGTCTGGCCAAAAGTCGCGCTGCCTTCCTGGACGAGATGCAACGTTGCGAACAATTGGGGCTGAAGTTGCTCAACTTTCATCCGGGTAGCCATCTCAGTAAAATAACAGTAGAAGCGTGTCTGGATCGCATTGCCGAAAGCATTAATTTTGCGCTGAACAAAACACAGGGAGTAACGGCAGTTATAGAGAATACCGCGGGACAAGGAACCAATCTGGGCAATGAATTTTGGCAATTGAAACACATCATAGACAAAGTAGAAGATAAAACGCGCGTAGGTGTGTGTCTGGATACCTGCCACACTTTTACTGCCGGATACGATTTTTTGAGTGACTACGACCAGGTGTTTAACGACTTTGAAGAGCAGGTCGGCTTCGAGTATTTAAAAGGTATCCATCTGAATGATTCTAAAAAAGCACTAGGCACCCGTGTAGACAGGCATGACAGCATAGGTTACGGATTCATCGGAAACAAGTTCTTTGAAAAGGTAATGAAAGATCCGCGTTTTAACAACATGCCCATCATTCTCGAAACACCCGACGAATCATTGTGGCCTCAGGAAATTGCCTGGCTACGAAGCGTAGAGTAA
- a CDS encoding alanine/glycine:cation symporter family protein — protein MEWFEGMTAQISSALWGWPMIILLLGTHLFLTIRLRFPQSKIFTAIRLSVAKDKGAAGDVSQFGALATSLAATIGTGNIVGVATAVAFGGPGAVFWCWLTGVLGISTKYAEGLLAIKYRVRTANGEMLGGPMYALERGLNMKWLAVLFCIFTAIAALGIGNTVQANSISMLLNETWNIPSSFTGGIICLFLTLVLLFGLKGISKVCSALVPFMAVFYVLGCLVILWMNASYLKDTVVLIFESAFSPRAAGGGFLGTTVMMAARYGIARGLFSNESGLGSAPIVAAAARTRNPVRQALVSSTGTFWDTVIICALTGLVLVSSIIAHPDIDYTQGGALTKMAFGKIPYFGPAILAVGIITFAFSTILGWSYYGEKAVEYLGGKRLIIYYRIFYIAAAFFGSVMNLTLVWNIADSMNALMAIPNLISLLLLSGVVVKETRKYLWSGKLDEQTPEEE, from the coding sequence ATGGAATGGTTTGAGGGAATGACGGCGCAAATAAGTTCGGCTCTGTGGGGGTGGCCGATGATTATCTTACTTTTGGGCACTCACTTGTTTTTAACGATCAGATTACGCTTTCCTCAATCGAAGATATTTACGGCTATTCGTTTGTCTGTGGCCAAGGACAAAGGCGCTGCGGGCGATGTGAGTCAGTTCGGTGCTTTAGCTACTTCTTTGGCGGCGACTATCGGTACGGGTAACATTGTCGGCGTAGCTACGGCTGTTGCTTTTGGAGGACCGGGAGCGGTCTTTTGGTGCTGGCTAACCGGAGTATTGGGCATTTCTACTAAATATGCTGAAGGTTTACTGGCTATCAAATACCGTGTTCGCACAGCTAACGGAGAGATGTTGGGCGGCCCTATGTATGCATTAGAGCGTGGATTGAACATGAAGTGGTTGGCCGTTCTTTTCTGCATATTTACAGCTATCGCCGCACTTGGCATCGGCAACACGGTTCAGGCAAATTCTATTTCTATGTTATTGAATGAAACGTGGAACATTCCTTCGTCTTTTACCGGCGGAATTATTTGTCTGTTTCTAACGCTTGTCCTTTTATTTGGCTTAAAGGGCATTTCTAAAGTTTGTTCGGCGTTGGTTCCATTCATGGCTGTGTTCTACGTACTGGGTTGTCTCGTTATTCTTTGGATGAATGCCTCTTACCTTAAAGATACGGTTGTTTTGATATTTGAATCGGCTTTTAGTCCGCGTGCTGCGGGCGGAGGCTTTCTGGGTACAACCGTTATGATGGCCGCCCGATATGGTATAGCCCGCGGGTTGTTCTCTAATGAATCCGGATTGGGATCGGCCCCTATAGTAGCGGCTGCTGCCAGAACAAGAAATCCCGTGCGGCAAGCGTTGGTTTCTTCAACCGGAACCTTTTGGGATACAGTGATAATTTGTGCACTTACGGGGCTGGTGCTGGTAAGCAGTATTATTGCTCATCCCGATATTGACTACACACAAGGAGGAGCACTCACTAAAATGGCATTCGGCAAAATTCCTTATTTCGGGCCTGCTATTCTGGCGGTGGGTATCATCACTTTTGCTTTTTCTACCATCCTGGGCTGGTCGTACTATGGAGAGAAAGCCGTTGAGTATCTGGGTGGAAAGCGTTTAATTATTTACTATCGGATATTCTATATTGCCGCTGCTTTTTTCGGCTCGGTAATGAATCTGACGTTGGTATGGAACATTGCCGATAGTATGAATGCCCTGATGGCCATTCCTAATTTAATTTCACTTCTGTTGCTCTCGGGGGTAGTGGTGAAAGAAACGAGGAAATACCTTTGGTCGGGTAAACTCGATGAACAAACACCGGAGGAAGAATAA